From a region of the Helianthus annuus cultivar XRQ/B chromosome 5, HanXRQr2.0-SUNRISE, whole genome shotgun sequence genome:
- the LOC110941861 gene encoding mediator of RNA polymerase II transcription subunit 4 → MLQNVPHQMIQSPARLGLPNPNSPSLQTSTPPKFPSQVPQSQPSNLHPNLLTTPTSLTLLPLLPPLSRAQSILLRMASLTTRLFEVSPNHTQWLSTFRGSFPTFLSTQNLSSTDSNPANSKEIISLFSTLQAQLFEAVTELQEILDLQDAKQKVTREIRSKDSAILAFANKLKEAERVLDILVDDYSDYRQAKRSKVDDSDESSSTTTVATRLNLTDILSYAHRISYTTFAPPEFGAGTAPLRGALPPAPQEEQMRASMLYSFADLDVGLPKSDNKDKFTIEPLVENQNDPNLLANMGIKDMLPPNIVVPSGWKPGMPVQLPTDLPILPPAGWKPGDPVALPPLESLSVPPRIEEQQPQPVHVPPFAKGPQPIQVRHVQLDIADDSSSEYTTDESSDDED, encoded by the coding sequence ATGCTACAGAATGTACCTCACCAGATGATACAATCTCCAGCTAGATTAGGTCTACCAAACCCTAACTCACCATCTCTACAAACTTCCACTCCCCCAAAGTTCCCGTCACAGGTCCCGCAATCACAACCATCCAATTTGCACCCGAATCTGTTAACCACCCCCACTTCATTAACCCTATTACCGCTTCTTCCTCCGTTATCTAGGGCTCAGTCTATCCTTCTAAGAATGGCTTCTCTTACAACAAGACTTTTTGAAGTATCTCCTAATCACACTCAGTGGCTTAGTACGTTTCGCGGTTCGTTTCCAACGTTTTTATCAACCCAAAACTTATCTTCAACGGATTCGAATCCCGCTAACTCGAAAGAAATCATTTCTCTGTTTTCGACTCTTCAAGCTCAACTCTTTGAAGCCGTTACCGAACTTCAGGAGATTCTTGACCTTCAAGACGCCAAACAGAAAGTTACCCGCGAAATCCGATCGAAAGACTCTGCGATCCTGGCTTTTGCTAACAAACTTAAAGAAGCCGAACGGGTCCTCGATATTTTAGTCGATGATTATTCGGATTACCGTCAAGCGAAACGATCGAAGGTTGATGATAGTGACGAGAGCTCGTCTACCACAACGGTTGCTACGCGTTTGAATTTGACGGATATTTTATCGTACGCGCATCGGATAAGCTACACGACGTTTGCTCCTCCAGAGTTCGGGGCGGGGACCGCTCCCCTTCGTGGGGCCCTCCCGCCGGCCCCACAGGAGGAACAAATGCGCGCTTCGATGTTATACTCTTTCGCCGACTTAGATGTAGGGTTACCGAAATCCGACAATAAAGACAAATTTACAATTGAGCCCCTTGTCGAAAACCAAAACGATCCTAATCTGCTTGCTAATATGGGAATTAAGGATATGCTTCCGCCAAACATTGTTGTACCGTCGGGATGGAAGCCCGGGATGCCGGTGCAGTTGCCGACGGATCTACCGATCCTGCCGCCAGCTGGATGGAAGCCCGGGGACCCGGTTGCTTTGCCTCCGTTGGAATCGCTTTCTGTTCCTCCTAGGATTGAGGAACAACAACCTCAACCGGTTCATGTTCCTCCGTTTGCAAAGGGCCCGCAACCTATACAGGTGCGACATGTTCAACTGGATATTGCTGATGACAGTAGTAGTGAATACACCACTGATGAGTCATCAGATGATGAAGATTGA